Genomic DNA from Penaeus monodon isolate SGIC_2016 chromosome 4, NSTDA_Pmon_1, whole genome shotgun sequence:
TGAAACTGAACTATATCAATTTAGTCTCAGAAAAtctaaaattttgcaaaaatgaaGAAACAGGCATTGCCGTCTGTAAACAATGCCACTAGAGGGTATGTAGCCTAACTGCTATAGTTTAACAAACTACATTTCTAAAatcttattgataatgattaacatCCTAGTAGCAATACATTCCAATGGTTATGTGCCAGCTTTCAAAAATTTACCATCGCAAATTCTTATGTTTATCTTCAAAACTccaaagagatatatattatgaactcTTTTGTATGACTTCCTGACAGAAAAGAAATTGATATacaaaataatgttgatgacTGGCTAGTGTTTACAGGCCATTTATCGAGGTGATGAGTATGACCTCTGAAAAAGCAAGCCAATCAGCAACATCACTTCAGCAACTCCTACCTGTGCCTGACTTGAATTCATATTCCACTGCCATGAGTAATTTTGACTAGTAATTTTTCTGAATTTGTATTTTGAGTGATAATATCAATCAAATTATGATCAAATAAGAAAATGCCTAACCCCAAACTTATAGCAATTAATTTAATGATAAACATCATTAATActcaaatgtaaaataaaaaataactccaACACATCACTTGTATAAAATACATTCATATTCCTATCTATTCTTCATAAACATACATTTTCAGAAGAGGTCATTAATGCCACTAGCAGTCCAACTTACCAACCTTACCTAAGTGTGATGCAAGATTTATATGCCTTGAATCTCGAAAACTGTCACACCTGAAGTCGCCTGGGGACACAGTGGGTAAAGTTAAACTACAAAGCATTATTCTCTTTCAATTCTCTGAATAAAAGATTTAGTCTGGCATATAATTTGACAAGGTGCTATCTCATTACAAGTGACTAATAATTAGATCACATGAATTTTATGTCACAATATCAGAAACATTCCAGTATGGCAAATACGTATATGTCGAAGCACAATGTCTCATATTCAGTAAGAACCCTCTTCCTTAAGCTTCTGGTATGCTCCCGGCCTTTGAGCTAACTATTTATACTGATACAGCATTATGTGATTTACTTAATCTTCTTACAGTGCTCTGGCCAGCTGGATCCTGTGTGTGTAACCCGGGAGAATATGAAGCACACATCAAAAAGAATCAACCAATTACTGGCATTTCCACTTGTAGTTTTAAGCTAAATACCGGCTGAAGGAAATTCAGAGGTTCAGATTTTTAAACGGCTGGCTAGAACTCTGCACTTCAGTtccgcaatgaaaaaaaaagaggcggcTTCAGTCCTTTGAGTACTTTCCGTCCAAGTAGTAACTTACCGACATCAACCGAACGGGCAACTGCTCTTACTTCGGACACAGATATGTGCTATCATTGTCCAATCAATAAGAAAGCTCTTACTATAGATATGAGACATAAGTTTTACATCTCGAAGGAGTGCTATACTCAGTAAAACAAACGAGTGATAATTACgatatctttctttatttgtaaTAGCTTCAACATTGACAATATAATGTTAAGAGTCCATGATCTACATcacaaaccaaaatataaaacAGGCAACTTAGGGAATACTTCCTAAAACTAACGGAAAAAGAATCGACATGACAATCAAAATCACTACTATCCCTAAAGTAAGAGATTTAATAATCGGACTGACAATGATATATGCAATTAATGCCCGTGGGGGGTATCATGAATGAGCTTCGTATGCCCATCCCTTGTTGCTAGAGCAGCGCGGCACGACGTAGCCACGGCGGCGCTACGGATCCGGGCGGAGCCGACACGGACGCTACACGAGACGTTACAAATACACGCTGATGCCACACTACCGCGTCCGCACCAATGAACGAGGGCTCAGTGGCGGTGGTCCCGGCGTACGGCGCGCGCTTAGTACGGCCGACGGTCCGGTGGGCCGTAACTGCGGCAATAAGGAAGGGGTGGGAGTTAGTTCTCACCTGTACCCTTACTATGTCAATAATGAAATTACCACAAAGATTCCTAATCCTTCACTTCATCTATTAAAGTACCTATGGTTGCTGTACAGATATTGTCAAAAGAAGGTTAGATCTGACTAAGACTACATGAACTGTGCCTGAAATTCTTCTAACACCAAAGTCTTAGTATCTACTTACCCACGCATTggaggtggtggcggtggtgggtaACTGGAAGAAAAATGCATTTGGTTCAGTTAATAACTGAGAATGATTTCTTAAATAAAACTACAAGAAAGTGAATATCCACACTACTCTTCTTCAACCCTGGAGCGTTATTACCCTTTCGGAAAATtcaaaagcaaagaaacaaaagaacgcAATCACCCATCAACACACAggtttcattttataattttcagaaCAGGAAACAACAATACCTACTGAAGAATAAATACCTCATCAAAGCCTTTTAGCACTGTTATCAATAAACTATACAAGTAAATTTCTCCCGATTTTGGGATATTGTTCCTCAACTTCCCAGAGGTTCGATTTTAGTAATCACACACGAAAatcaagtatcattatcatcttgaaaGACGGTAAATCAAACTTTTGCATTTCAACTTTCCCCACCGAAAAATCACCATTATTCAACACTCACCGAGGAGGTGGAGAGCGACGACCATAGCGCAGGTAGtcagggtgaggaggaaggggaggaagacgcCGCTCATAGATGTCGTCAAGcattggagggggtgggggaggatgatcCCCATAGCGGCGTTCATACATACCCTCATCATAGTAGCGGTCATAGCGGTCGTACCTGTCAAAATCATCCTGTGGAAGAAAAAATACCTTAGCAACGATAAATTCTGGAGAATCGGCTAATTCTAATTAGATGAAAGCCATGGAAAAAATAGCGTTTTAATAATAAGACTCTAAATACTGTGTAACGAGTTATCTGTAAAAGAACCTAGAGCTGGTTATCAATCTAAAACCCACGGAACTTACCCTGTATCGCATCATGCGTTCTCTGGCATAGcttggagggggtggtgggggatagGGGTCGTAGCGGCTGCCGTAGTTTCTGCCGCCCCTCTCGCGGTCGGGGTAGCGAGAGCCTCCCATGCGTCCGtcgcgagggcactccttggacCAGTGGCCTCCAGAACCACACCGGTAACACATGTCTGGATTTACCCATGCCGGCCTGCTGTCTTACTCGAGAGGTGGATTCCTGAACTCGCAGCCGCAGACCATGCAACTCGTATCCGTCCAACTCACGGATGGCTCTCTGGGCTTGAGCCTCATCATCCATGTGCTTCAAGAAAATGAGGATTACTTCACTTTCCAAAAAACATAGATTACAGACAACAGATACACCAAGGTCAATATAATggactaacataaaaaaaaaaaaaaaaaaacattatatgctATACTTACAATAAATGCATAGTTAGTGAGAATGTCAGATTCGACCACAGAGCCATACACCTCAAATAGACTCTTCAATTCTTCCAATTTTGTGTCCTTGTGCAAATTGCCTACAAAGATCTTGGTTTTCTGGTTGCCGCCTTTTCTCGCCCCAGTGGAAGCTTCAACAACCATGGGCTGGAAAGAcaggattatgaaaaaaaaagaaaagaaaaaagaaaaattaactgcaataataataaacactataaAAAACCCTAGCTCTACCATTTTTCCCCAACTACCAGCAAAAAATGGGGTTATGTCACTCAACAAATATATTAACTACTATCATATTTAAGAATCTTACATAAAATCATCACTCAACTCCAGCTAATCTAaactcttcattcattcattcaaattCATAACAGTGAGTGGACTTAAGCTGTTAGCATAGATTTccacattctctctatttgtggCGCTACCATTCTTGTCTGCAGAATATTCCTTGTACCAACGACTACACAATTTTCTCCTCTACAAGAACATCTTCAATTTGTCCTAGCTTTGTGCATCCAAACTGTAAAGATCAACCAAACCCTTTACTCACTGCTAGTGATGATCAATGAGATATCCATAAAGAAGCTCATATAAAATAAAGTACTATCCAATAATGAAGCAAAATGCagtcatacacaaaaatatatgaataaatattttcctAGATCTCCCATACACCAGTAAGGAAGTTTAGCTCTATTGTGCAAAccaaataaattgaaaatttacTTCAGGCAAATCCCTCCCTATCACTCATTAAAAGGTTTTGTTAAATAATATCAAAGAACCATCAACCTCATGTATTTATATCCCATCTATGTTACTGAAAATAATACAGCCAATTAACCATAACCCATATTCCTTACCTTTCCATGTAGGGAGTGGCCATTTAGTGCTTCAATTGCAGCCtggccttcctcctccttttccatgtGTACAAAGCCATAATTCTTCACAACATCTGCTTCTACAACTGTGCCATGTTGCTCAAACAATTCCCTAATGTCTTGCCCAGTGGCTCGGTCACTTAAATTCCctacaaatattttaaatgtgttCCCCCGAACGGGCATTTTGACCTTATTCtctgcaaagaaaaagaaaggtatatgaatgaataatcaTAACACAACTATGTTCTTTATACATATTAGTGTTTATATTTTAGCCAAACAGAATTCAATGCATTTAACATATTGATATTAACCCTATAATGCATCCCAAGTCTAGCCTGTAGCCCATGGCATTCGCTACATATTGTAGAATTTCTCCCTTACAATAAATGCACCCTGTAACCCATTTTAATTGCACATCAAACCAACTGCCACAATAATATTGTCAAAGAAAATATTTGTGACATAGCTTCAGTGTGGATAGTATAGACAAGCTGCAGCAGCAGGAATGACAGGAAACGTACTAATAGAAAAAGCAACATTAAGAACtgtggctgtgtgagggtgtggAGGACTGTCTCTGAGTGCTGATATGCAgtggatattttcattatttcatggtAAATATAAGACAGTAGCAGCTGTACCGGTCTtgtttatggctttttttttttttttcttttctttttttgctctacaattttatatacatagctGGCTCCAATACCTAGTATGCAGCCAATTGCGAGGCTgtttgccaccccccccccaacttcagaGAGATCAAATGAACACACAAATTACCACAACAATTGCAATGTGGACCAAAGACCATCCTatcccaagggcttcacctctaGACCCCCTATTGATCAATATATTTTCCTAATTGGAGGCTTGGCCCCAGGACCTCTTTCTGATTGCTGATGCTGCTCCTAGCCGGTGCAGTCTTATAGTATATCTTAaccaatgttaatgttaataataataatattagtgtaaataacattaatggtattacaaacaattattttattctgAAACTTCTAGTAATGTGGTAAATTGGTGTGGTCTggtaataactgactccttggtgacaaaGCACTTGTGAAGCTGTTAATGTGTGTAAACTAAATTAACATAACAGAACTACAGTAGGCAGTGCATGCATCTGGTGCTGTGAGTGGGTGTGCCCCTTGGGCACTGTGAGAGAAGGACTGAGGGAAGGATTGaaggacccccccctcccccaacacctcaGTATACACACAATGATAAGAGCTGAAACTCAGGAGCTCTGAGGGGACTTCAGATATAAGCAGCACTTTCTGcaatctttttcttcatttgtggTGTTACTGTTCGCGGTTGCAGATTTCTTGTTCTGAAGACTGCAACTTCttgtcctctacaagaatatcttCAATTCATGCTAGCTTAGTATAGAGATTAatcctaaatataaataaagtatatgcatattttgtcCACAAATCAATTTTTTTCATGCTGGCTTCCATGAATAAAACCTATCCAAGTGCTACTATAATGTAATTCCCTCAATGCACTACTTTTCAACTTCTTCCTCAAACCAAGAAGCAAACTTGTTTCATTACACCAATATCTACTTAACACTTCCTGTaccttttctaattttattagtatatcaaatctaataaataagataaaaaagatgggTGCAGGATCCTTCAGTGCCAGTATAAATTTTGTCTACAATATTCAGGCTAGGAATTACTGTTAGTAACTTTAAAATATACGAACAGTAATTGTTACTGCCTTCTGCACTTTGCACTTCTAGCAACAAACCTCCACCAAATATTTCAGGCAAGACAGATCTGGAACTGGTTCCTTACTTAATATATCACCAAGGAGGTTTGAGAACCAGTCCAAGCTCAGTCTTGCTAGATAATGTGGTTGCAGTTTTTGGCCTTCGAAGAAACATTATGGCTTCACTGTGAATAAATACTACGTTaaaatataatttgcaaaaagCAGATTTAATCTATAGATGTTAATGTCCACCAAGCCATGTCTTGGTCTCCAAATTTCATCCTCAGCTTGACTATTGGAGTTAACATTACAGAGAGTGATGCACAGAGGGTAATGGACACCGCCACTGCACAAGAAATAGCCATAAACAACACTAGTACACCTACAGCAGCCTCATATCTACCGCAAAATTACGAAAATATCTGCCGTATATAACAGCTTAGAGaccaagtccacaacaccctcacacagcctgAGTTTTAAATGTCTGTTTTCTGCAAGTGGGCAAAAAGTGCTAATAAAAGggggttagaggaggaggaggaggagtagggggaggggggatcttgGAGTTTGGGTTCACATAATACCCCAGTTTTGGGTAATTCATCACTGGAGGCTGCGTTGCTCTCAGTAACCTTTCTGGACAATACGCCTCCACTACATACACCCTAGAGACACCAAGCTTACAGATCTTCCCGGCAATTTAATCACCACAGGAACCAGCCCTGAACCCTATCCTGCCAGAATCTATGTGGAAGAGATTTATCTGCCTTTGCTCAAGTGTAAAGTACACGGAAAACTGCTGTCCGAGTCCAGATATTCACAAAACAGAAAATTCCACATCACACGTTAGAAATCAACACAAAGTAATGCCTGTTTCCCTGAAAGCTATACATCTCCTGGGTATTTAATGTGCTAATAAACCTTTACCCAtcatctggggtgtgtgtgtgcgcgtgagagtgtgagagtgagtgagtgagtgagtgagtgcgtgtacctatgtgtgtgcgtatactgtGTGTATACGTGGATATATGGTtcgtacgtgtgtgcgtatacTGTGGTGTATATGTAGTGTGCAGTGAAGTACGTGTGTGTACCTGCGTGTGTGTACCtgcgtgtgtgtacctgtgtgtgtgtgtgtgtgtgtgtgtgtgtgtgtgtgtgtgtgtgtgtgtgtgtgtgtgtgtgtgtgtgtgtgtgtgtgtgtacgtgtgtgtgtgtgtacggttgtggtgtacgtgtgtgtgtacgtggttgttagtgtgtatgtagttgtgtgcGTGATTCATGTTGCGCTTGCATTAATTCCAATTCATCCATTTCGAGAGCAATAAATCCTGAAAGACTACTCTCCAGACAGCAATTAAGACCCCGAACCCTTCAAAGGCCAAACGCCTCCCCTGAGGTCACGTCAGGTCACGCCTCGCTGGCCTTGACCTTCGGCGTCTCgcacataagtaaataaaataggtCCAtggttttcgatattttttttctctcttttttttgtccccttttttatccccctctcgttcctctctccccAAGATCATCAATATTCGTCTTAAAAAGAGCGATTTTCACgagctttttctctcattctctttaaaCCTCGTCTTGCTCTCCTCGCTTGGGAGAGAAATGCCCGGGTTTTCTCGGAGATATTTTCCAACGAGGGAGATTCGGCGCCTCGGaacgaaaggggggagagagagagagagagaaagagagaaagagagaaagagaggaagagagagagaaaaaaaataaaccggaGACGAACAACTTCCTCGGGTTTTCTACGACGCCCAAACccacacgataataataataaataaaataatatataataaaaaaaaaaataaaaaccgaagCTTCCTTCCCCTcagagaacttaaaaaaaaaaaaaaaaaaaaaaaaaaatcgcgtttcccgaacacacacaaacaccccgactccttcctctctctctctctctctctccccttttatataaagaaaCCTAAAGAGCGCAAGGAAAACCGCATATACATCAAGagccaaatttccccaaaagagcTCTAGGGCAAGGCACGCTCACCTGGCCCCTCAATTCTCGCCGGATGTGTCGCCTCCGTCGCCTCCgaagtcgtctctctctctggccaAGATGGCGGAggcttggggggggagagggcagggggtCAAATGACAGACTTTCTTCTCTCGGGATTTCGTcgggatgggtttttttttaaatctctagaGGAGGGTGGGTATAAGGAGAAATGTTAATAGGATTttgtgggatttttattttttttgaggggggggacagggttgtgtcttttttttttttttttaattcttcgaaATAACTCCGGTGAAGATGGGTTCTGATTTGGGTGGCGTCTGTTTGGAGAGGTTGCCATGTCATcaaattgattataataataacgccaAATGATGAATTATCGACAAGGAAGCCGATATTTAAGGATGATTAATCGACGCGAATGGTTATCGTTTTGAAGCCGACGCTATCAAAATACTCGAAATGACCGTCGAAAGGACGAAATTTAACACTTAATATAGAAGGGGTAATCGGAACGTTTTGAcgggactattttttttttttttttttgttactctataaacttttttttctccttttcttctacgtTACTTTCCcgattaaaatattattactaccgAAAagcatcataacaataaaaaaaagacggaTGCTAGTgtatatttgataaataaataattgtggTAATATATACTCGAAAACGTAAGAgtgttttttactcttttttttaacactttctttatttttttttactttttttcttttagcgaATGATTCTACGCCTGATGCAAATTTCATTGATTTAGCAGTAAATCGGCATTCTAATTtacgcataataataataataaaagtattagtaACAGCCGTTCATAAGgaactaaacaaaaaacaacaagtataataataataataataataataataataataataataataataataataataataataataataataacaataataataataataacaataacaatgataacaataataataataataataataataataataataataattattattattattattattattattattattattattattattattattattattatcataatgatgatgatggtaatgataatccaTAAATGGCAATATCTAAtgcctacgcacacacacacgtgtatatatatatatatatatatatatataattatttatttatttatttattcatacacatacatatatttatctatttctatctatctatctatctatctatctatctatctatctatatatatatatatatatatatatatatatatatatatatattatatatataaataaatatatatatatatatatatatatatatatatatatgattcttaatacaatatttattgttatttacaagacatttattgaaagattttttgtattttcaatattttaacatttcaatctAACAAAGTATcatccgctaatgaccttagctacaGATAtttctaaataatcaatcaatcagtctcagcagattgggaaagggaaaccaTAACAAAACCCAAATTATGAAACAATTACGTGTTATAGTAATACCTGCACAATCAAGAGACGGATTAATGATATGTATGAGTCATCGCTATCGTCTGGTGTGATTGTGGTTGTGCAGTTGGCCACGAAAACGCActcgatttttgtttgttttttgtttgtgtgtatatggatgcgtgtgtgtgtatgtgtatatgtatacatacacacacacacacacaccacacacacacacacacacacacacacacacacacacacacacacacaccacacacacatatatatatatatatatatatatatatatatatatatatatatatacatatatatatagatatttatacacacacacacacacacaccacatatatatatatatatatatatatatatatatatatatatatatatatatatatgtgtgtgtgtgtgtgtgtgtgtgtgtgtgtgtgtgtgtgtgtgtgtgtgtgtgtgtgtgtgtgtgtgtgtgtgtgtgtgtgtgtgtgtgtgtgtacatgcgtacaTGAATTCTTACGtaggtacatacgtacatacatacatacatacatacatgcatacatacatacacacacacacacacacacacacacacaccacacacacacacacacatgtatatatatatatatatatatatatatatatatatatatatatatatgtgtgtgtgtgtgtgtgtgtgtgtgtgtgtgtgtgtgtgtgtgtgtgtgtgtgtgtgtgtgtgtgtgtgtgtgtgtgtgtctatatctatctatcagtgtgtgtatatacacacatacacacacacacacacacacacacacacacacacagatatatatatatatatatatatatatatatatatatatatatatatatatatatatacatatatagtctgcGTGTGTACTCCCTATCAAGTGCTGTGCGACGCGCCTCTTGGGCCGAGCTTTATCATCGAGTATTCAGCTCATGACAGACCTTGCAAACTTCGCTAGTGTAATTCTTCAAACGCAAGCTCGGGGCAACATAGAGCATAGTTCTCCAGATGACGGTTTCGTATTGTGCTTTATTGAACGTAATCTTAGATTAGATTGGACAAATATCCCACCTTTTACTTCTGCTTTCTAGAAGCGCTGTGAGGCAGTGTGGCAACGGGGAGCAAActccacacgcacatatacttgtgtgtgtgtgtgtgtgttgtgtgtgagtgtgtgttggttgtgttgtgtgtgggatgtgtgtggtgtgtgtcgtgtgtggtgtgtgtgatgttgtgtgttgatgtgtgtgtgttgtattgtggttggtatgtgtgtgtgtgtgtgtgtgtgtgtgtgtgtgtgtgtgtgtttggtatgtgtgcgtgatatttgcatttacatatatataaacatatttggtatatacatatgtatattgacatatgtatatgtatatatacatacatacatacatatatatatatatatatatatatataatatatatatatacatatacacgtatacatattcgCTTTTGTAAATAATGCCAAACAAACCATACAAGACGAAGAATTAATAACATTTGCTGTATACATACAGTAGTTAACTATTTACACTCGTACCGCGTCTCTATATGTAAaccagtaaagaaagaaagagaaaaaaaaatgtggctgatGCTTATTTACATATTCAGTGCCAGAGCTGGACTTCCTACtgctgacaccccccccccctcctcttccccggtCTAAGCTGTCACTTCACTTTTTCGATGTGATTGTAAAACTGCAAGTCACGTAAACAAACACAGCAGTATAACCGCCATGGGTTTTAGGTTGTACATAGTTATTTTGGACTCATTACCTCTATGACTTTggaggttttatttattttcccactTTGTAATCATCTGTTCCCACCCCTTTGCCTCACATGCGGaagatatgtatgttatacacacacacacatatatccacatacaaacaagcataaactaacacacacacacactcacacactcactcactcactcaccacacacacacacacacacacacacacacacacacacacacacacacacacacacacacacacacacacacacacacacatatatatatatatatatatatatatatatatatatatatatatatgtatatatataaatatatgtaagtatatgtatgtatacatatatatatatatacatacatatatatatgtatatatatatatatatatatatatatatatatatatatatctgtgtgtgtgtgtgtgtgtgtgtgtgtgtgtgtgtgtgtgtgtgtgtgtgtgtgtgtgtgtgtgtgtgtgtgtcttcctcaaAGCAcggaggatctgcagccctgaatttcctgaggatgaggttgcctatgtaattaattatttcaTGGAACACAAacatcccagaggcttcctgctaaacctcagaaaaacGGCGgaaaacatactcgcaagatcagaccccgtaccctcttctaataatgttctcatattaccgccatgtaacatttcccaggcgatcatcagttacttcggcaagacagtgagaatcgccagcacatccggggagaagatacatgacttaataagagacaagaagcagcCCGAAAGCCACCCTATTactgttgtatatcgcataccctgcagcagatgcgatacagcatacaatggtgaaacaggccgtggtttcagcgcCAGGAtgagcgaacatcgagctgacatccgtcgacATAGGA
This window encodes:
- the LOC119568762 gene encoding LOW QUALITY PROTEIN: RNA-binding protein lark-like (The sequence of the model RefSeq protein was modified relative to this genomic sequence to represent the inferred CDS: deleted 1 base in 1 codon) → MPVRGNTFKIFVGNLSDRATGQDIRELFEQHGTVVEADVVKNYGFVHMEKEEEGQAAIEALNGHSLHGKPMVVEASTGARKGGNQKTKIFVGNLHKDTKLEELKSLFEVYGSVVESDILTNYAFIHMDDEAQAQRAIRELDGYELHGLRLRVQESTSRVRQQAGMGNPDMCYRCGSGGHWSKECPRDGRMGGSRYPDRERGGRNYGSRYDPYPPPPPPSYARERMMRYRDDFDRYDRYDRYYDEGMYERRYGDHPPPPPPMLDDIYERRLPPLPPHPDYLRYGRRSPPPRYPPPPPPPMRGYGPPDRRPY